A segment of the Fusobacterium ulcerans genome:
TCCTTCAGCAGAAGAAATAGCAAAATATGAAGCTAAAAAAGTAGAATATTTTGAGGAAAAAGAACTTTTAAAACAATTAAAAGATAAAGAAGCTATATCGAAAGATGGTATAAAAGTAGGAGCTTGGGCTAATATAGGTTCTCCTAAAGATGTAGATGGAGTACTTAGAAACGGTGGAACAGGAATTGGACTGTACAGAACTGAGTTCTTATTCATGAATAATGACAGATTCCCAACAGAAGAGGAGCAGTTTGAAGCATACAAAGCTGTTGCTGAAAAAATGGAAGGGAAACCAGTTACAATTAGAACTATGGATATAGGTGGAGATAAATCTCTTCCATATATGCAGCTTCCAAAAGAAGAAAACCCATTCTTAGGATGGAGAGCTATAAGAGTATGTCTGGACAGACCTGAAATTCTTAAAACTCAATTCAGAGCATTATTAAGAGCGTCAGCTTTTGGACATATCAAAATCATGCTTCCTATGATAATGGACATAACAGAAATCAGAAGATCAAAAGTTATCCTTGAAGAATGTAAAGCTGAATTAATAGCTGAAGGTGCTAAGTTTGATGAAAATATAGCTTTAGGAATAATGGTAGAAACTCCTGCTGTTGCTTTCAGAGCTAGAAACTTTGCTGAAGAGGTAGACTTCTTCTCAATAGGAACTAACGACTTGACACAATATACACTGGCAGTAGATAGAGGAAATGAAAATATTTCTCACTTGTACGATACATACAATCCAACTGTATTAGAAGCTATAAGACTTTCAATAAAAGGTGCTCATGAAGCTGGAATATCTATTTCTATGTGTGGAGAATTTGCTGGAGATGAAAAAGCAACTGCCCTTCTATTTGGAATGGGACTTGATTCATTCTCAATGTCAGCTATATCTGTACCAAGAATTAAGAAAAATATAATGTCTTTAGATAAGAAAAAATGTGAGGCTCTTGTAGAAGAGGTAATGGCATTAAATACATCTGAAGAGATTTTAGAAGTTATTAAAAAGTTTAATAAAGAAAACTTAAAATAATTTATATAAAATAAAATGTGGGTGACCCATAAGCAGGAATATAATTTTAAAACTTTTCCAGTAGAAATATTTGTTATTAATTTTGCTCATAAAACTAAAAATAGTAAACTCACTTCGTTCAAACATACTATTTTTTACGTTTTACTTACTTCATTAATTACACAAATATCTCTAATTTCCAAAGTTCTAAAATTTAACTTAGCTTTTAGTCATCCACATTTGTTATTTAGAAGTAGAATTATTTTGTTTTAATAGCCATAAGCCAATAATGATTATTATTCCAATCAAAAGTACCAGACTCAGTCATTCCAACTTTTTTTGTATGAGCAGCATAAGAACGTGGATTAATTTGATTGATAAATGTAACCATATAAGGAAAATGGTCAGCCATACTTTCAAGAGAAAGGGCAAAAAGTTTTTCAAATATACCTGTACCACGATATTCCTTATCGATACACACAGGACCATATTGATAAGAATTTTCAACTGTCAATATCTCTCCATCCAGCTTAAATTCTTCAAGATGTTCAATCATATGTGTAAATAACGGCCAAGGCTGCCAGAATTTCCAACTTCCTGCAAGAGCAAATCCTACAATCTTATCACCATCAGCTGCCACTGTAATTCCTTTTTCAGTTTCCATCAAGTTGTATAATTGTTCTTTAGTAATGTTAGTGGTTACAAATCCATTTTTCTTTTCTTCTTCTGGAATTGTATTCACGTGATTAGCTTTCAGTAAATCTAACAAACCATCTAAATCATTAGGTAGAGCATAACGAATTTCCATTTAAAATTACCTCCATTTAATAAAAATATCAAATTCCAAGTAAAATATCTGATTTTATATTTTATGTAAATTTTTAAATTGAGAAACAATTGTATCAACTAAAATTCCTCCGCTTTCCTTTCTAAGTGAAGAAACCCTTCCATGATAGATATAGTAAATAAGGTATGACCAGACTACTTCATATCCCCCTTTGAGAAATTCTTCATAAGTGGGAAAATAACCACTGCATCCATTGGTATATCCACCAAGATATATTTGGTTGTTTTTAGTTTTTTCTGCAACATCTAAAGCTAGTTCACACATTATTTCCTCTGAAATACCACAAAGACAGCCATTATTTAAAATAAAGTACTGTATTTCAATGTCTGTATGCTGTTCAGTAATTTTGCTGTTATTTAGTTTTTTTACTTCTTCTAACCAGCTGCTTCCATCTATTCCAGCTTTTTCTTTTGCTTCTATGAGTATTTCATTAGCTTTTTCAAGAGAAGGAACATCAGAATAAAATCTCTTTATTTCAGAAAACATCTTCATTCTATATACTTCTTCTGGAACAATAGAGTGGATAATTTTATCAATACCATCATATAATTCATAGGCAGTTTTATTTATCATTTCTATTGCTTCAGCAGGAGGAGTATTTTTATCTGTTTGTATTAAAGATGCCTCATATGAATGAATTTCAAGAAAATCACTATTTTTCTGTCTATATAGAGGTCGAACATTTCCAGAAGCTCCTTGAGTTATCATAATATTACAATTATATTTTTCTTTTAAAAATTTTCTTATGGCTCCAAAATAGTCAGCAGAAATAAAATAATTATCACTGCTTAAAATATTTGCATGAGCTGTAACTCTTAAAAGGATAAGTTTTATATCTCCACTTTTAGAATCGCTTATTTTTAATATTCCAGCTCTTTTATCTAAAGATTTATTTTCAGATCTTCTATTCTCTCCTATATTTGTTTCAAAACTTCCCCAGGCTGCTTTTACACCATTCATATTAGCAGCTGCTTCATTTACAGCTTCAAGAGTTTTACAACAGATAAAATCAAAATAAGAGCGTTCTATCCCATTGTTTGGAGCTGAATGTGTGTGTGAAAAGCATATCATTATTTTATCTCTTGTAATTTTTAGAACTTTTCCAATAGTATCTCTGAGATAGTTAGAATCTTCTATAGTAAATCCGATACTGTCTATAGTGATGATACATGAATATTCATTATCAAAACTAAACAGTGCACATTGAGTATAAAGTCTGTCTAAAATTCCTTTAGACAAATTATCTGCTCTGTAAAAACCTACCATTGTTATGGGATAATCAGGAGTAATATCCCTTTCTCCATATCCTGTTTTCATTTGAAATCACCCCATTTTTTATGTTTTTCTTTTTTCACAGGGATGTATATGTATTTTCCTTGAGCATATTTTTGAAGCTCTTCTATTAAATGATCTGGTAATATTATATCTGCATTTATATATTTCATTCTGGTTTCACTCCTTAGTTTTTTATTTCTAAGTTGCAGAACCAGTTTATCCAGTAAAGTTTTTCTCTATGCAAATACCACTGGAAGCACTGACTCTGCATAGAGTAAAACAATATTTCTTCTTTCTGTTTTCATTATTTTCACCACCCCTTATTATTAATGGTTATTCCTGTTTCTATTATATTTTAAAATTATAAGTCAGGCAAGGAAAATAAAAAAAACGCTTCTTAAAACAAGAAGCGTTAAATACAAATGGTGCCTAGAAATGGATTCGAACCATCGACCGTACGGGTATGAACCGTATGCTCTAGCCAACTGAGCTATCTAGGCATGGTGGAGATAAGCGGGATCGAACCGCTGACCTACGCAGTGCAAGTGCGTCGCTCTCCCAACTGAGCTATATCCCCAGTGTTCTGGAGCGGGAAACGAGGGTCGAACTCGCGACATTCAGCTTGGAAGGCTGACGCTCTACCAACTGAGCTATTCCCGCTTGACACAAGAATTATAATATCATAAAAGATATTTTATGTCAATAATTTTTTTGATATTTTTTAGTTTTATAATTATTAAATTAAGCTTCAGCCCTTCTGGGTTTGAACAAATAATTTGACTGATTATTTCATTTTCTTAGATGCTCTGAATCTCACTGTTTTCTTTGGATATATTTCCATTTGTTCTCTTGTTACTGGATTAGATACTACTCTTGGCTGTCTTATGAGTATTTCAAATGCTCCTCTTTTTGGAAACCTCACTTCGCTGTCTATAGCTATTGCTTCTTTCACTGTTTCAAGAAACTCATTTATTTCCTCCACTGCTTTCTTTACTGTGAGATTATTTGATGAATGCCTTTTTTTATATACCTTTGCCAGTTCTCTTTTATTCATTGACATCACCCTCAGCTATTTTTATAAGGCCTTTACCTGCCCTGAATTTTATTACTTCTTTAGGCTCTGTATAAGCTGATTCTTTCCACATGGGCACCATTATTTTTCTAGATTTCATTTTTCTTTTTTCAAATACTCCCCAATCTTGAAATACTACTTTTCCATCTTCATTTAAAGCTTCAAACAGTACATCCCAGAATAAGTCTATCTTTTCTCTTACTTCTTTATGGCTTTTAGAATTATTTCTCTTCTTATAAAATCTTATAAATTCCCCTTCTGTCATATCTTCCCCTTTATTATATTTAAGCAAAAGACTGGCTACATCAGCCAGCCTTTCACTATTAATTAATCTATTTAATTAAAATTTGTAACCTAAACCTGCTCCTACTATCCATTCACCTTTAGTTCTGTTTTTACCAGAACCATTGTGCGAGTCTCTCTCTACTGAATAAGTTCCCTTTACATCAAAGATTACTCCATTTTCCAGTTCAAGTGCATATTTAGCATTCAATCCAATACTATGTTCATTTTTATGAGCTACTAAGATATCAAAATCTGATCCACCTTTAAATCTTCCTGTGATATGTTCCTCATCAGCTCCATCAAGTATCTTAGTATAGCTAACTCCTGCTGAAAGTGTGCTTTTACCTTTTTCATGAGGAATTACTTTCTTCAAGTCTACTCCCACTTTTCCAACTGTATAGTCAAATGATTTTGAATCAGTTTCTATAGCTAGAGTTTTATTTCCTTCATTAGCTCCATCTTGGTCTATGTATGTATATGATAGAGTTGTGTAAGGCTCTAAGAATAAGTTGTTTCCAATATTGTGAGAATATCTTCCATTTAAGTAAATATCGTATGTTATATCATTGTAATTGTCAGAATATTTCATCACTGATTCTGCTGAATCAGAAGTTACTTTGTTTACTGCCAGTCTATCAGCATCATAGTCTCCATACTGGAATCCTGCTCCTACTGTTACTTTTAGATTTCCAATATATTTTTTTGCATAAGCTCCAAGATACAATGCACTTCCATCTACTTTTGAACCATTAGATAAATCAGATTTTAATTTATTTCCTCCAATTACTACACCAGAAGTAAGTGTGTCAGATACTCCATACTCACCTAACATATATGCTCCAGTTATCTTAGTATCTGCATCCATGTCAGAGCTTCCTATATCAGTTGTGTAATATCCTTTTCCATAGTATGTATCTTTAGTTCCACCATCTATGTGAGTAAGTCCACCATATATCATCCATTTATCTTTTTCTGGTCTGAAAATATTATCAACAACTATGTCTCTAAACATTCCTGCTGATTTTCTTGAAAGCTCACTTGAATATGAGTAAGGACTTCCTGTATAGATATTATTTAAATAATCTAAGAATAAGACTAATCCCTCATCATCTACATTAAAGTTTCCTAGTAAATCCTCAACAGATATAATACTATGATATATTTTATTCAATTTTTCATATCTTAAATTAGGTGAATATGGAAGATTGACTCTGGCTGTAATTTCTAGATCATTAGTTCCTGTTCCTCTTTTTACAGAATGAAGTACTGATGTTGTTTCTAAAGTTACGTCTCTTTGATAGTCAGCTTCATGTCCTGTCTTTAAACTGTCATCTAACTCAAGACCTCCAAAAGATACTGTAGCAGTATTTCCAACACCATTCAGTGCCAAAAGAAGCTTTCCTCCATCTTCTGACTTTATTGTTCCAGTATCAGTATTTGATGATAGTGCATGGGAATTACTATTTGCTCCATCTATTCTTAAAGTAAGTACTCCATTTTTACCTATTGTTAAATCATTTACTCCTGTTACTTCTAAACCTTTTGCTGTTCCATCATCAGCCTTAACAGTTTTTTCATAGAATGTAACCTTTGAGTTTATATTTATACTTTCAAAACCAGATATATCATAGAAAACTCTTGTTTCTTCTTTGCTTGGAGAATCTGCTGTACCAAAGTTAAGAGTATTATTTTCAGTAGCAAAAGTAGTTATAGGAACAGAGGGAGCAGAAGTAGTGACTTTTCCTCCATTAAGAGTTCCATTGATTATAGCTCCACTACCTATTGTCAGCGTATCATTTCCTTCTCCCATAACTATATTTCCGTTGCTTATTGCACCACTTTCTATAATCAGCGTATCATTGTCTTTTCCTGTAGTTATACTTCCATTTACTATTGTATCAGTTTTTAGAGTTATACTGTTTTTTCCATCCCCCATATCTATATCGCCATTGACTATAGTATTTTGAGAGCCTGTTGTTTTATCTGAATATTCTACCTTTCCAGATTGAAGTATAAGAGTATCTGCTCCCTCGCTTCCTTGTATAGCAACTGTTCCACTTTCTATTCCACCATTTACTATTGTTCCAGATAGAGTAAGATTCTTTTGGTTTGCATCTTTAAATATAACCGCATTTCCATAAGCATTGATTATAGAGCCTTTTACTTCTCTGTTCACTTCTGCTCCTGAAATTTCTAATGTATTATCCATTCCATTCAGTATAGAATTATCATATTCTGTTTCATTTTCTGATAAAAATTCAAAACTTTTTGTTCCAGTTCCTGTTGTTATTTCTTTTAGTGGTGTTCCTCCTGATGCTGAATCATCAATTATTTCAGCATTTTTTATAGTTAATTTTCTTTTTATTTCAGTATCTTTAGCTATTCCATTCTCAACTGTTCTTTTATATCCTACTATTATTTCATCTGGAGGTGTATCAGTTCCTACTGTTACTTCCGCTCCATCATTTTTTATTGTAAGTCCATAATTCTTTAATGTCTTTCCTGATACATCAAATACATCATTATTTGCTCCATTTACAAGTATTCCATAGTTGATAGTACTTTCAATTTCTCCCTCAACATCTGTTCCAGCCTCTTTTTTTATAGCATTAGTTTTCCCATAAATAACTCCTGTATTTACTATTTTATCAATGAAACCACCTTTGTCATCAGTTGGACCAGCTGCAATTCCATAAGTTTCTGCTGAAATTGCCCCATTATTTACTATATTTCCTATCTTCCCTCTATTAGTAGCAGCAGCTCCACTAGTTGATCTTATTCCTATTTTGTTTGATATAATCAACCCATTGCTTATTAAATTTCCTACTCTTCCTGAATACTGTGTTTTTATTCCTGAACTGGCATCAGTCCCTTTTGCTGAAATCAACCCATCATTTGTTAAAGTTCCTACTCTGTCATTAGTTCCATTGCCAACAGATATATTTATTCCTATACACTCTTTTGCTGAGTTCTCTTCTGAAATTATTCCTCTATTTGTCATAACTGATGCATCACCATTAATACCTGAAGATATACGAATTCCTTCCCAAGCTCCTAAAATAGCCCCCTCATTTATTAAAGTGTCTGTATCTCCATAATCCTTCAAAGTCATAAGAAATATTCCAGTATTCTTTGCTAAAATCAACCCTTTATTTTCTATAGCTTTTACAAAACCTCTTTGATGTATATAGATGCCATAACCTGAATCATCTCCCAAAGCTAAAATCAAACCATTATTATTTAAAGTTTCTATCCTAGTTTCAAGTACATATATTCCAGTAGTATGATAACCTTTTGCTGATATTAAGCCATTATTTACAAGAGTGGAGCTTCCTAAATTTGAGCCTATATAAATTCCATATCCACCTTGCTTACTAGAAGTAGTTTCTCCTAAAAGTGCACCATTATTTATAAAATTAAATTTACTATTCGCTCCTAAATTCTCTACTATTATTCCATATGCGCGTTCAACGGAGCTTTTACCTGATATCAGACCATTATTTTTAAGAGTTAAATTGGTTTTCTTATTTTCCCCATCTATTTTTATTCCACTTACTCTTTCTGTCCCTGTAGTTTTATCTGCTGATATTTCAGTGTTGTTTGTATAAGTATTTCCTTTCAAGGTATTGTCAGGGAATACTTTGTCAATTTTTATTCCACTGCCATTATTTGTTATATTCAAACCTACTTCCTCTGTGTCTGGTGGGTCTTCCCCCATTGCAACAGTACAAGATAGAAGCATTCCCACTACTGCTCCTATGGTAATATTTCTTCCCCTTTTTTTGTTGCCGCTTTTTACAGCCTTCATAATCTTTTCTATCATCTTTCCCTCCCCAAAATATTCATTCATAATTTTACTAAATATAGCTCTCAGTGTAGAAATATCCTTGATTCATATGTTTTAACTTTATAAACTTTAGAGCACTTTTCTACTGTTCGCATTTATATACTTTTGCGAACAGTAGTCTGTTTATTAATTTTAGAGAATATTATTTAAATTAAGATATTGACTTTTTTATCGAAATAATGTATCATCTACAATGTAAGTATATGGCAACAAATTATGAGTTAAAGAAAATTTTGGTACAACAAAAATAAAAGTGTTCGCATTTGTATATAAAAGAGAACTCTTTTAAACTGTCTTTAAATTTGAAAGTCTCCAGTAAATCTATACTGAGGATTTTTTTTATTTTATTCTTTTTTTTGTAGATTTAAATTTATTCCAGTAAAAAAATCAAGCTCCTTGTG
Coding sequences within it:
- the ptsP gene encoding phosphoenolpyruvate--protein phosphotransferase, which encodes MSRQIKGIDASPGIAIGKIFLYQEKELVIEEGKNSNPEKEKEKLLAGREKSKEQLLVIRDKTAKKLGEDKAAIFDGHITLLEDEDLFDEVTEIIEDEGINAEAALQRGIDDYCEMLSNLEDEYLRERAADLRDIGKRWLYNTAGMEILDLSSLPPNTVVAAKDLTPSDTAQIDLNNVVAFITEIGGKTAHSSIMARSLELPAVVGTGNICSVVKNGETVIVDALKGDIILDPSAEEIAKYEAKKVEYFEEKELLKQLKDKEAISKDGIKVGAWANIGSPKDVDGVLRNGGTGIGLYRTEFLFMNNDRFPTEEEQFEAYKAVAEKMEGKPVTIRTMDIGGDKSLPYMQLPKEENPFLGWRAIRVCLDRPEILKTQFRALLRASAFGHIKIMLPMIMDITEIRRSKVILEECKAELIAEGAKFDENIALGIMVETPAVAFRARNFAEEVDFFSIGTNDLTQYTLAVDRGNENISHLYDTYNPTVLEAIRLSIKGAHEAGISISMCGEFAGDEKATALLFGMGLDSFSMSAISVPRIKKNIMSLDKKKCEALVEEVMALNTSEEILEVIKKFNKENLK
- a CDS encoding HU family DNA-binding protein; translation: MNKRELAKVYKKRHSSNNLTVKKAVEEINEFLETVKEAIAIDSEVRFPKRGAFEILIRQPRVVSNPVTREQMEIYPKKTVRFRASKKMK
- a CDS encoding HU family DNA-binding protein, which gives rise to MTEGEFIRFYKKRNNSKSHKEVREKIDLFWDVLFEALNEDGKVVFQDWGVFEKRKMKSRKIMVPMWKESAYTEPKEVIKFRAGKGLIKIAEGDVNE
- a CDS encoding autotransporter outer membrane beta-barrel domain-containing protein, whose protein sequence is MIEKIMKAVKSGNKKRGRNITIGAVVGMLLSCTVAMGEDPPDTEEVGLNITNNGSGIKIDKVFPDNTLKGNTYTNNTEISADKTTGTERVSGIKIDGENKKTNLTLKNNGLISGKSSVERAYGIIVENLGANSKFNFINNGALLGETTSSKQGGYGIYIGSNLGSSTLVNNGLISAKGYHTTGIYVLETRIETLNNNGLILALGDDSGYGIYIHQRGFVKAIENKGLILAKNTGIFLMTLKDYGDTDTLINEGAILGAWEGIRISSGINGDASVMTNRGIISEENSAKECIGINISVGNGTNDRVGTLTNDGLISAKGTDASSGIKTQYSGRVGNLISNGLIISNKIGIRSTSGAAATNRGKIGNIVNNGAISAETYGIAAGPTDDKGGFIDKIVNTGVIYGKTNAIKKEAGTDVEGEIESTINYGILVNGANNDVFDVSGKTLKNYGLTIKNDGAEVTVGTDTPPDEIIVGYKRTVENGIAKDTEIKRKLTIKNAEIIDDSASGGTPLKEITTGTGTKSFEFLSENETEYDNSILNGMDNTLEISGAEVNREVKGSIINAYGNAVIFKDANQKNLTLSGTIVNGGIESGTVAIQGSEGADTLILQSGKVEYSDKTTGSQNTIVNGDIDMGDGKNSITLKTDTIVNGSITTGKDNDTLIIESGAISNGNIVMGEGNDTLTIGSGAIINGTLNGGKVTTSAPSVPITTFATENNTLNFGTADSPSKEETRVFYDISGFESININSKVTFYEKTVKADDGTAKGLEVTGVNDLTIGKNGVLTLRIDGANSNSHALSSNTDTGTIKSEDGGKLLLALNGVGNTATVSFGGLELDDSLKTGHEADYQRDVTLETTSVLHSVKRGTGTNDLEITARVNLPYSPNLRYEKLNKIYHSIISVEDLLGNFNVDDEGLVLFLDYLNNIYTGSPYSYSSELSRKSAGMFRDIVVDNIFRPEKDKWMIYGGLTHIDGGTKDTYYGKGYYTTDIGSSDMDADTKITGAYMLGEYGVSDTLTSGVVIGGNKLKSDLSNGSKVDGSALYLGAYAKKYIGNLKVTVGAGFQYGDYDADRLAVNKVTSDSAESVMKYSDNYNDITYDIYLNGRYSHNIGNNLFLEPYTTLSYTYIDQDGANEGNKTLAIETDSKSFDYTVGKVGVDLKKVIPHEKGKSTLSAGVSYTKILDGADEEHITGRFKGGSDFDILVAHKNEHSIGLNAKYALELENGVIFDVKGTYSVERDSHNGSGKNRTKGEWIVGAGLGYKF